One stretch of Variovorax sp. 54 DNA includes these proteins:
- a CDS encoding tripartite tricarboxylate transporter substrate-binding protein: MKKMFALAAVALAVCAHAQDFPAGKPVTIVVPFAAGGPTDRVARDLAEALRKPLGGASVIIDNVPGAGSSIGAAKVARANPDGYTLLLNHIAMATVPTLVRNVPFKVETDFEYLGIVNDVPMTLIAKPSLPATNYKELTAWIAANKGKINLGNAGIGSASHLCGLLYQSATKTEMTPVPYKGTAPAITDLIGGQIDLLCDQSTNTSPQIEAKKVKAYAVTTPKRLTTPLLKDLPTLDEAGLKNFQVTIWHGLYAPKGTPAPVLKKISDALKLALKDVDFIKREEALGAVVATDGRIEPEGHKKFVAAEIAKWSPIIKAAGVYAD, translated from the coding sequence ATGAAAAAAATGTTCGCCCTCGCGGCCGTGGCCCTTGCCGTGTGCGCCCACGCGCAAGACTTCCCTGCGGGCAAGCCCGTGACCATCGTCGTGCCCTTCGCGGCCGGCGGCCCGACCGACCGCGTGGCGCGTGATCTGGCCGAGGCGCTGCGCAAGCCGCTGGGCGGTGCCAGCGTCATCATCGACAACGTGCCCGGCGCGGGCAGCTCCATCGGCGCGGCCAAGGTGGCGCGCGCCAACCCCGACGGCTACACGCTGCTGCTCAACCACATCGCGATGGCGACCGTGCCGACGCTGGTGCGCAACGTGCCGTTCAAGGTCGAGACCGACTTCGAGTACCTGGGCATCGTCAACGACGTGCCCATGACGCTCATCGCCAAGCCCAGCCTGCCGGCCACCAACTACAAGGAACTGACCGCCTGGATCGCCGCCAACAAGGGCAAGATCAACCTGGGCAATGCAGGCATCGGCTCGGCCTCGCACCTGTGCGGCCTGCTCTACCAGAGCGCCACCAAGACCGAGATGACGCCCGTGCCCTACAAGGGCACGGCGCCCGCCATCACCGACCTGATCGGCGGCCAGATCGACCTGCTGTGCGACCAGAGCACCAACACCTCGCCGCAGATCGAAGCCAAGAAGGTCAAGGCCTATGCCGTGACCACGCCCAAGCGCCTGACCACGCCGCTCTTGAAAGACCTGCCCACGCTCGACGAGGCCGGCCTGAAGAACTTCCAGGTGACGATCTGGCACGGCCTGTACGCGCCCAAGGGCACGCCCGCGCCGGTGCTCAAGAAGATCAGCGATGCGCTGAAGCTGGCACTGAAAGATGTGGACTTCATCAAGCGCGAAGAAGCGCTGGGCGCCGTCGTCGCCACTGACGGGCGCATCGAACCCGAGGGCCACAAGAAGTTCGTGGCGGCGGAGATTGCGAAGTGGAGCCCGATCATTAAGGCCGCGGGGGTGTACGCGGACTGA
- a CDS encoding alpha/beta hydrolase family protein: MKKHLSQLAALAVLGAAPLLSAHAAPATAPKPTACPSPVPETAHCYTGEDGAGAFYWIAIPKDWQRGVLVMHAHGGPETGAPKLARSEEDLKRWAITVKAGYAWAGSTYRRGGYGVTMAAEDTERLRQIVVRHFGTPKRTLLHGQSYGAGVAAKAAELYAPVGDAKSPYDGLLLTSGVLGGGNSAYDFRLDLRVVYQYVCRNHPKPDEPQYPLWMGLPMDAKLTRADLAARVKDCTGVGTPAAQRTPEQAARLKTILSVVKIPERSLVGHLNWATWLFQDLVQQRLHGRNPFGNIGVVYSGSTDDAALNAGVLRYAADPQAQGALAADSQPTGRTSLPTVGLHAIDDPTAFVELENAYRRIRDAAGTGGHLVQSFSAEREHSYLSDSEYPALFGALLDWIDTGEKPTPQSLAQRCTSLMPRYDTDGKNGCHIQPEWQPPTLESRVPSRAP; this comes from the coding sequence TTGAAAAAACACCTCTCGCAACTGGCCGCCCTCGCTGTGCTGGGTGCGGCGCCGCTGCTGTCCGCGCACGCGGCACCCGCCACCGCGCCCAAGCCCACGGCCTGCCCGTCACCCGTGCCGGAGACCGCACACTGCTACACCGGTGAAGACGGCGCGGGCGCGTTCTACTGGATCGCCATTCCCAAAGACTGGCAGCGCGGCGTGCTCGTGATGCACGCGCACGGCGGGCCCGAGACGGGCGCGCCCAAGCTCGCGCGCAGCGAAGAAGACCTGAAACGCTGGGCCATCACCGTGAAGGCCGGCTATGCCTGGGCCGGTTCCACCTACCGGCGTGGCGGCTACGGCGTGACGATGGCGGCCGAAGACACCGAGCGGCTACGCCAGATCGTCGTGCGCCACTTCGGCACGCCCAAGCGCACGCTGCTGCACGGGCAGAGCTACGGCGCGGGCGTGGCAGCGAAGGCGGCCGAACTCTATGCGCCCGTGGGCGATGCGAAGTCGCCCTACGATGGGCTGCTGCTCACCAGCGGCGTGCTCGGCGGCGGCAACAGCGCCTACGACTTCCGGCTCGACCTGCGCGTGGTCTACCAGTACGTCTGCCGCAACCACCCGAAGCCCGACGAGCCGCAGTACCCGTTGTGGATGGGCCTGCCGATGGACGCGAAGCTCACACGCGCCGACCTCGCCGCGCGCGTCAAGGACTGCACCGGCGTCGGCACGCCCGCCGCGCAGCGCACGCCCGAACAGGCGGCGCGCCTGAAGACGATTCTCTCGGTCGTGAAGATTCCCGAGCGCTCGCTGGTCGGCCACCTCAACTGGGCGACGTGGCTGTTCCAGGACCTCGTGCAGCAACGCCTGCATGGCCGCAACCCCTTCGGCAACATCGGCGTGGTCTACAGCGGCTCGACCGACGACGCGGCGCTCAATGCCGGCGTGCTGCGCTACGCAGCCGACCCGCAGGCCCAGGGCGCGCTCGCGGCCGACAGCCAACCGACGGGCCGCACCTCGCTGCCCACCGTGGGCCTGCATGCCATCGACGACCCTACGGCGTTCGTCGAGCTCGAGAACGCCTACCGCCGCATCCGCGATGCGGCCGGTACCGGCGGCCATCTGGTGCAGAGCTTCAGCGCCGAGCGCGAGCACAGCTACCTCAGCGATTCGGAGTACCCCGCGCTCTTCGGCGCGCTGCTCGACTGGATCGACACCGGCGAGAAGCCCACGCCCCAGAGCCTCGCGCAGCGTTGCACGTCGCTCATGCCGCGCTACGACACCGACGGCAAGAACGGCTGCCACATCCAGCCCGAGTGGCAACCCCCGACGCTCGAAAGCCGCGTGCCTTCGCGCGCGCCCTGA
- a CDS encoding tannase/feruloyl esterase family alpha/beta hydrolase gives MRTPRPASKFRVVVALIGASLVLAACGGGSGGGGSPGFFLPTPPPASGNTPPAEEPPGTPPPPVLPVVACADLAGKSLPAALISLPTQGATVTSATPVAAGDAGNTLGDYCRVRGTIAPVDPASQLINFAVNLPEQWNQKTIHFGGGGFDGVLIDGTEVIRFGPAGKPAPLALGYATYGDDSGHQSSSITDGKFAANDEQLANYGGQSLKKTRDVAQALVFARYAVKPKHAYFLGTSTGGRDALGYIQRWPQDYDGVIANEPALNYTGTRLSNVAVGRALYNNDAKGWLNLTETLLVQKAAMQACDKLDGALDNLVSNVESCRQLNTQILASLRCPNGADTADTCLSDAQIDTVHAIESPLEFTRYALANGVKRAGGYNLLEGALVAGPYTTRDLGTRKVPGNPATSADANMYVTGDQWVKFFVTRDADFNTLTFDPQNPGTHAARVTEVSKLTDATDPNLAPFFARGGKLLMLHGLADEVISPNSTIDYYQQLIATLGQAAVTQNVRFYTVPGMGHGTGSFIPNWDSLAALEGWVEGGLAPATPVAVDAVAGSYGRTRPLCQFPSWPKYRGSGSLDAAVNFSCVTEVGDPLACPNLPASATRYKGGNSFGEELQVQIDPASMAYTVTIDASHEPTRVGTQRAGSLVSQGSCSYTSGESGVVFSFGAGGVLLGGVNPPSGTGFSPLVAFQNTFQNVSPSTDFRTVSLIFNAAGVEQLGAGATAAFSSAGRLRNAGTFQFCRSPASNSFMTYDQTCKNTEKGYLSYSTARGAFDMYTTSTSSSGTAETTGGTLTGSVVIGLVNGVSTPLYLRRVATAVPAADTSSGVATVIQPGLRLLAVQQTLMSGAADGSYAMASVKGESREATVAGTAFNLGGAATTLGYDTPVLGVAQAGAGRPGHFIFNSGVMAFVTTDGTNGALDLGVRH, from the coding sequence ATGCGCACACCGCGCCCTGCCTCGAAGTTTCGTGTCGTCGTTGCGCTGATCGGCGCGTCGTTGGTCCTGGCCGCCTGCGGTGGCGGCAGCGGGGGAGGAGGGAGCCCCGGCTTCTTCCTGCCGACCCCGCCGCCCGCCAGCGGCAACACCCCGCCGGCCGAGGAGCCGCCCGGCACTCCGCCCCCGCCCGTGCTGCCCGTCGTGGCCTGCGCCGACCTGGCCGGCAAGAGCCTGCCCGCCGCGTTGATCAGCCTGCCCACGCAGGGCGCCACCGTCACCAGCGCCACGCCCGTGGCCGCCGGCGACGCGGGCAACACGCTGGGCGATTACTGCCGCGTGCGCGGCACCATCGCGCCGGTGGACCCGGCCTCGCAGCTCATCAATTTCGCGGTCAACCTGCCCGAGCAGTGGAACCAGAAGACCATCCACTTCGGCGGCGGCGGCTTCGACGGCGTGCTCATCGACGGCACCGAAGTCATCCGCTTCGGCCCCGCCGGCAAGCCCGCGCCGCTGGCGCTGGGCTACGCCACCTACGGCGACGATTCGGGCCACCAGTCGAGCAGCATCACCGACGGGAAGTTCGCGGCCAACGACGAGCAGCTGGCCAACTACGGCGGCCAGTCGCTCAAGAAGACGCGCGACGTGGCACAGGCGCTGGTGTTCGCGCGCTATGCCGTGAAGCCCAAGCACGCCTACTTCCTCGGCACCTCGACCGGCGGGCGCGACGCGCTCGGCTACATCCAGCGCTGGCCGCAGGACTACGACGGCGTGATCGCCAATGAGCCGGCGCTCAACTACACGGGCACGCGGCTGTCGAACGTGGCGGTGGGCCGCGCGCTGTACAACAACGACGCCAAGGGCTGGCTCAACCTCACCGAGACGCTGCTGGTGCAGAAGGCCGCGATGCAGGCCTGCGACAAGCTCGACGGCGCGCTCGACAACCTCGTGAGCAACGTCGAAAGCTGCCGCCAGCTCAACACGCAGATCCTCGCCTCGCTGCGCTGCCCCAACGGCGCGGACACGGCGGACACCTGCCTGTCGGACGCGCAGATCGACACGGTGCACGCCATCGAGTCGCCGCTGGAGTTCACGCGCTATGCGCTCGCCAACGGCGTGAAGCGCGCGGGCGGCTACAACCTGCTCGAAGGTGCTCTGGTGGCGGGCCCGTACACCACGCGCGACCTCGGCACGCGCAAGGTGCCGGGCAACCCCGCCACCTCGGCCGATGCCAACATGTACGTCACGGGCGACCAGTGGGTGAAGTTCTTCGTCACGCGCGATGCCGACTTCAACACGCTGACCTTCGATCCGCAGAACCCGGGCACGCATGCGGCGCGCGTGACCGAGGTCTCGAAGCTCACCGATGCGACCGACCCGAACCTCGCCCCCTTCTTTGCACGCGGCGGCAAGCTGCTCATGCTGCACGGCCTGGCCGACGAGGTGATCAGCCCGAACTCGACCATCGACTACTACCAGCAGCTCATTGCCACGCTGGGTCAGGCCGCGGTCACGCAGAACGTGCGCTTCTACACCGTGCCCGGCATGGGCCACGGCACCGGCAGCTTCATTCCCAACTGGGACTCGCTCGCGGCGCTCGAAGGCTGGGTCGAGGGCGGCCTGGCGCCCGCCACGCCCGTCGCGGTGGACGCCGTGGCCGGCAGCTACGGCCGCACGCGCCCGCTGTGCCAGTTTCCATCGTGGCCCAAGTACCGCGGCAGCGGCAGCCTCGATGCGGCCGTCAACTTCAGCTGCGTGACCGAGGTCGGCGACCCCCTCGCTTGCCCGAACCTGCCTGCGAGCGCAACACGCTACAAAGGCGGCAACAGCTTCGGCGAGGAACTGCAGGTGCAGATCGACCCGGCCAGCATGGCCTACACCGTCACCATCGATGCGAGCCACGAACCCACGCGGGTCGGTACGCAGCGCGCCGGCTCGCTCGTGTCGCAGGGCAGTTGCAGCTACACGAGTGGCGAGAGCGGGGTGGTGTTCAGCTTCGGCGCCGGCGGCGTGCTGCTGGGCGGCGTGAACCCGCCGAGCGGCACCGGCTTCTCGCCGCTGGTGGCGTTCCAGAACACCTTCCAGAATGTGTCGCCGTCGACGGACTTCCGCACGGTGTCGTTGATCTTCAATGCGGCCGGCGTGGAGCAGCTCGGCGCCGGGGCCACGGCGGCGTTCTCGTCGGCGGGGCGGCTGCGCAATGCGGGCACCTTCCAGTTCTGCCGCAGCCCGGCGTCGAACAGCTTCATGACCTACGACCAGACCTGCAAGAACACCGAGAAGGGCTACCTCAGCTACAGCACGGCGCGCGGCGCCTTCGACATGTACACGACCTCGACCTCGTCGAGCGGCACCGCCGAGACCACCGGCGGCACGCTCACCGGCTCGGTGGTGATCGGGCTGGTCAACGGCGTGTCGACGCCGCTGTACCTGCGCCGCGTGGCCACCGCTGTGCCGGCAGCCGACACCAGCAGCGGCGTGGCCACCGTCATCCAGCCGGGCCTGCGCCTGCTGGCGGTGCAGCAGACGTTGATGTCCGGCGCGGCCGACGGCAGCTATGCCATGGCCAGCGTCAAGGGCGAGAGCCGCGAGGCGACGGTGGCCGGCACCGCCTTCAACCTCGGCGGTGCGGCCACCACGCTGGGCTACGACACGCCAGTGCTCGGCGTGGCGCAGGCCGGTGCCGGCCGACCGGGCCATTTCATCTTCAACAGCGGCGTGATGGCCTTCGTCACCACCGATGGAACGAACGGCGCGCTGGACCTCGGAGTACGCCATTGA
- a CDS encoding LysR family transcriptional regulator yields MDIRALRYFVAVAGTGHMTRAAEQLGIQQPPLSLQIKALERELGVLLFKRHPRGVALTDAGRLFQAEALRMLQDMEAMKQRMARVAQGQTGTLAVGFTSSAAAHRFMPEALRAFRRAHPGVELQLREDNAAELTEALAAGRLHCGLLRVPVARPEGLVFETLLREPVWVAMPSDHRFATAANGKKPAKPLSLSKLCEEGIILVRRPGAPGLYAELLALCHAQGLRPRVVAEVDRMMTNLNLVAAGVGLSVVPTSMTGVHAHAIAYTRLADGGQLDAPLTLVSRADEDNLPARHFAALLRGLAEGKPVA; encoded by the coding sequence ATGGACATACGCGCCCTGAGGTACTTCGTGGCCGTGGCCGGCACCGGCCACATGACGCGCGCCGCCGAGCAGCTGGGCATCCAGCAGCCGCCGCTGAGCCTGCAGATCAAGGCGCTGGAGCGCGAGCTGGGCGTGCTGCTGTTCAAGCGCCATCCGCGCGGCGTGGCACTCACCGACGCCGGCCGGCTGTTCCAGGCCGAGGCGCTGCGCATGCTGCAGGACATGGAGGCCATGAAGCAGCGCATGGCACGCGTGGCCCAGGGCCAGACCGGCACGCTCGCGGTCGGCTTCACCAGCTCGGCGGCCGCGCACCGCTTCATGCCCGAGGCGCTGCGCGCGTTCCGCCGCGCGCACCCCGGCGTGGAGCTGCAGCTGCGCGAAGACAACGCCGCCGAACTCACCGAGGCGCTGGCAGCCGGCCGGCTGCACTGCGGCCTGTTGCGCGTGCCGGTGGCGCGGCCCGAGGGGCTGGTGTTCGAGACGCTGCTGCGCGAGCCGGTGTGGGTCGCGATGCCGAGCGACCACCGCTTCGCAACTGCTGCCAATGGCAAGAAGCCGGCGAAGCCACTGTCGCTGTCGAAGCTCTGCGAAGAAGGCATCATCCTCGTGCGCCGCCCGGGCGCGCCCGGCCTCTATGCCGAGCTGCTCGCGCTGTGCCACGCGCAGGGCCTGCGCCCGCGCGTGGTGGCCGAAGTCGATCGCATGATGACCAACCTGAACCTCGTGGCCGCGGGCGTCGGCCTGTCGGTGGTGCCGACCTCGATGACCGGCGTGCACGCGCACGCCATCGCCTACACGCGGCTGGCCGATGGCGGCCAGCTCGACGCGCCGCTCACGCTGGTGTCGCGCGCGGACGAAGACAACCTGCCGGCACGGCACTTCGCGGCGCTGCTGCGCGGGCTGGCCGAGGGGAAGCCCGTCGCATGA
- a CDS encoding Bug family tripartite tricarboxylate transporter substrate binding protein, with amino-acid sequence MTVPLLRRHFLQRIGFAVACALPHLSHASLPWPSRPVRLIVVYPPGGVSDGMARALAEPLAQSLGVPVLIEHRAGAGGSLGMDALARATPDGHTLAFSAISPLTLHPLLARAPYDPLRAFAPVASVMRTPVLVVGTPAFAGRGFGELIALARRQPGAVRWATSGVATIGHMVLAQVRLQSRTDITHIPYQGGGPQLNDALGGQFEVLSTNVAAQQLQYIEGGRLQALAVGAPARIEALPAVPTLAELGYEKANRDSLFGIFAPARTPVAVVQRLNAEINRLLQGDPLRARLREAYNLPAGGSIDDFAQEIAADRRRNRALVAGARAQFD; translated from the coding sequence ATGACCGTGCCGCTGTTGCGCCGCCACTTCCTGCAACGCATCGGCTTCGCGGTGGCGTGCGCGTTGCCGCATCTGTCGCACGCGTCTTTGCCCTGGCCCAGCCGCCCGGTGCGCCTGATCGTCGTCTATCCGCCGGGCGGCGTGAGCGACGGCATGGCGCGTGCGCTGGCCGAGCCGCTGGCGCAGTCGCTGGGCGTGCCGGTGCTCATCGAACACCGCGCCGGCGCGGGCGGCAGTCTGGGCATGGACGCGCTCGCACGCGCCACGCCCGACGGCCACACGCTGGCCTTTTCCGCCATCAGCCCGCTCACCCTGCACCCGCTGCTAGCGCGCGCGCCCTACGACCCGCTGCGCGCCTTCGCGCCCGTGGCCAGCGTGATGCGCACACCGGTGCTCGTCGTCGGCACGCCGGCCTTCGCGGGCCGCGGCTTTGGCGAACTGATCGCGCTGGCGCGCCGCCAGCCGGGCGCGGTGCGCTGGGCCACCTCGGGCGTGGCGACCATCGGCCACATGGTGCTGGCGCAGGTGCGCCTGCAAAGCCGCACCGACATCACGCACATCCCCTACCAGGGCGGTGGTCCGCAGCTCAACGACGCGCTCGGCGGGCAGTTCGAGGTGCTGTCGACCAACGTCGCGGCGCAGCAGCTGCAGTACATCGAGGGCGGCCGGCTGCAGGCGCTGGCCGTCGGTGCGCCCGCGCGCATCGAGGCGCTGCCTGCGGTGCCTACGCTCGCGGAGCTGGGCTACGAGAAGGCGAACCGCGATTCGCTGTTCGGCATCTTCGCGCCGGCGCGTACGCCGGTGGCGGTGGTGCAGCGCCTCAACGCCGAGATCAACCGGCTGCTGCAAGGCGACCCGCTGCGCGCGCGTTTGCGCGAGGCCTACAACCTGCCGGCCGGCGGGAGCATCGACGACTTCGCGCAGGAGATTGCCGCCGACCGGCGGCGCAACCGCGCGCTGGTGGCGGGGGCGCGGGCGCAGTTCGACTAA
- a CDS encoding YiiX family permuted papain-like enzyme, which yields MSKALYPLLSTLLALLPVGAGHAATALKDGDIIFHTSRSAQSVAVQRATGSRYSHMGVVLLREGKPYVFEAVSTVRYTPLAQWTARGNGGRYVVKRLRDADTRLTPGAVARLHARTSDFAGRPYDLTFEWSDSRIYCSELVWKLYDRALGVRIGELQKIRSFNLGDPAVRAKMRERYGDMVPMDEPVISPVAMFDSPLLVTVESR from the coding sequence ATGTCGAAAGCCCTTTATCCGTTGCTGTCTACCCTTCTTGCCCTTCTGCCAGTGGGCGCCGGCCATGCGGCCACCGCCTTGAAAGACGGCGACATCATCTTCCACACCTCGCGCTCGGCACAAAGCGTCGCCGTGCAGCGCGCCACCGGCTCGCGCTACAGCCACATGGGCGTCGTGCTGCTGCGAGAGGGCAAACCCTACGTGTTCGAGGCCGTCTCGACGGTGCGCTACACGCCGCTGGCGCAATGGACCGCGCGCGGCAACGGCGGGCGCTACGTGGTGAAGCGGCTGCGCGACGCCGACACGCGGCTCACGCCCGGCGCCGTGGCGCGCCTGCATGCGCGCACCTCGGACTTCGCAGGCCGCCCGTACGACCTGACTTTCGAATGGTCGGATTCGCGCATCTACTGCTCGGAACTGGTGTGGAAGCTCTACGACCGCGCGCTGGGCGTGCGCATCGGCGAGCTGCAGAAGATCCGCAGCTTCAACCTCGGCGACCCAGCGGTGCGCGCCAAGATGCGCGAGCGCTATGGCGACATGGTGCCCATGGACGAGCCGGTGATCTCGCCGGTGGCGATGTTCGACTCGCCGCTCTTGGTGACGGTCGAGTCGCGTTGA
- a CDS encoding putative glycolipid-binding domain-containing protein codes for MQTVASILWRRLDAPGHDACRLERNASAWQLDGAAVFRTEGGRIAQLHYRVRCDLLWHTQWGTVRGWLGESAIDLSITRDAHGHWKLNDEAVSDMSHCVDLDLGFTPATNLLQLRRLNLATGESADAPAAWVDVEDGGLSELMQRYERRSDSTYAYEAKRFDYAEVLGVTAEGFVSDYPRLWRAED; via the coding sequence ATGCAAACCGTCGCCTCCATCCTCTGGCGCAGGCTCGATGCACCGGGCCACGATGCCTGTCGCCTCGAACGCAACGCCTCGGCCTGGCAGCTCGACGGCGCCGCGGTGTTCCGCACCGAAGGCGGGCGCATCGCGCAGCTGCACTACCGCGTGCGCTGCGACCTGCTCTGGCACACGCAATGGGGCACGGTGCGCGGCTGGCTCGGCGAGTCGGCCATCGACCTGTCGATCACGCGCGATGCGCACGGCCACTGGAAGCTCAACGACGAAGCCGTGTCCGACATGTCGCACTGCGTCGACCTCGACCTGGGCTTCACGCCTGCCACCAACCTGCTGCAACTGCGCCGCCTGAATCTCGCAACGGGCGAAAGCGCCGATGCGCCAGCGGCCTGGGTCGATGTGGAAGACGGCGGGCTCAGCGAGCTGATGCAGCGCTATGAACGGCGCAGCGACAGCACGTATGCGTACGAGGCCAAGCGCTTCGACTATGCGGAGGTGCTGGGGGTCACGGCGGAAGGCTTCGTGAGCGACTATCCGCGGCTCTGGCGCGCGGAGGACTGA
- a CDS encoding TetR family transcriptional regulator: MTDRQNPSISSRRQPKQARSADLLGAILQAAVQVLAKEGVRRFTTTRVAERAGVSVGSVYQYFPNKASILFRLQSDEWRQTTEMMRGILGDTQRPALERLRLLTHAFVRSECEEAEVRTALGDAAPFYRDAPEAQEVRAAGDDIVRVFMQQALPAASDATRQMAGDLIVATLSAVGKEFSESPRTDAEIEAWADAMADMFCVYMESLASR, translated from the coding sequence ATGACCGACCGTCAAAACCCCTCGATCTCCTCTCGCAGACAGCCCAAGCAGGCGCGTTCGGCCGACCTTTTGGGGGCCATTCTTCAGGCCGCTGTTCAGGTTTTGGCGAAAGAAGGCGTGCGCCGTTTCACGACGACGCGTGTCGCCGAAAGGGCAGGCGTGAGCGTCGGGTCGGTCTACCAGTACTTCCCGAACAAGGCGTCGATCCTGTTCCGTCTGCAGAGCGACGAATGGCGGCAGACGACGGAGATGATGCGCGGCATCCTCGGGGATACACAGCGGCCTGCGCTCGAGCGGCTGCGCCTGCTCACGCATGCTTTCGTCCGATCCGAGTGCGAGGAAGCTGAGGTGCGAACGGCACTCGGCGATGCGGCGCCGTTCTATCGCGACGCACCCGAGGCGCAGGAGGTGCGCGCCGCCGGCGATGACATCGTCCGCGTGTTCATGCAGCAAGCGCTGCCAGCGGCGTCCGATGCCACGCGCCAGATGGCGGGCGACCTGATCGTGGCGACGCTCAGTGCCGTGGGGAAAGAGTTTTCCGAGAGCCCTCGCACCGACGCCGAGATCGAAGCCTGGGCGGATGCGATGGCCGACATGTTCTGCGTCTACATGGAAAGCCTGGCGTCGCGCTGA
- a CDS encoding O-methyltransferase: MTTLTTAPLAPLLDRLFQEASAATSPAVASISPEERQRLMHSKTEYIDLYSRLKDLWLPVSRNTGVLLYQLARSTNARHIIEFGTSFGLSTLYMAAALRDNGGGRLISSEFEPSKIAKAREHLAQGGVADLVEIREGDALQTLAVDLPTSIDLLLLDGAKALYPDVLALVESRLRPGALIVADNADHSPEYLARVRSPDSGYLSVPFADDVELSMRLG, encoded by the coding sequence GTGACAACCTTGACCACTGCACCCCTCGCGCCCTTGCTGGACCGCCTGTTCCAGGAGGCCAGCGCAGCCACTAGTCCCGCCGTCGCCAGCATCAGCCCGGAAGAGCGCCAACGGCTGATGCACAGCAAGACCGAATACATCGACCTCTACAGCCGGCTCAAGGACCTGTGGCTGCCGGTCTCACGCAACACCGGCGTGCTGCTGTACCAGCTGGCGCGCAGCACTAACGCGCGCCACATCATCGAGTTCGGCACCTCCTTCGGCCTGTCCACGCTGTACATGGCCGCAGCGCTGCGCGACAACGGCGGTGGCCGCCTGATCAGCAGCGAGTTCGAACCCTCGAAGATCGCCAAGGCCCGCGAGCACCTGGCCCAAGGCGGCGTGGCCGACCTGGTCGAGATCCGCGAAGGCGATGCACTGCAGACGCTGGCCGTCGACCTGCCGACGTCCATCGACCTGCTGCTGCTCGATGGCGCGAAGGCGCTGTATCCCGACGTGCTGGCGCTGGTCGAAAGCCGCCTGCGGCCGGGCGCGCTGATCGTGGCGGACAACGCCGACCACAGCCCGGAGTATCTGGCGCGCGTCCGCTCGCCCGACAGCGGGTATTTGTCGGTGCCGTTTGCTGATGACGTGGAACTGTCCATGCGGTTAGGCTGA
- a CDS encoding contact-dependent growth inhibition system immunity protein, producing MRFELIDHLTTVYFGQDADLLFGDTGAEIMASYRESSTEAELAALRAEIADYIGSHDDLEAAFARDFSRGYVPEDFGTSAKQFLDSVRAAVQ from the coding sequence ATGCGCTTCGAATTGATCGACCACCTCACCACGGTCTATTTCGGCCAGGACGCCGACCTTCTTTTCGGCGACACCGGCGCCGAGATCATGGCCTCGTACCGCGAATCGAGCACCGAGGCCGAACTGGCCGCGCTGCGTGCCGAGATTGCCGACTACATCGGCTCGCACGACGACCTGGAGGCGGCGTTTGCGCGCGACTTCTCGCGCGGCTACGTGCCTGAAGACTTCGGCACGTCGGCCAAGCAGTTTCTCGACAGCGTGCGGGCGGCGGTGCAGTAG